A region of Candidatus Omnitrophota bacterium DNA encodes the following proteins:
- the rpsS gene encoding 30S ribosomal protein S19, with amino-acid sequence MARSIKKGPYVDQKLVEKVKNTIKQEHKPIKTWSRKSMILPEFVGYTFLVYNGQKFIPVYVTEHMVGHRLGEFAPTRTFRKHGGAGTKVAAEGVKTGKE; translated from the coding sequence ATGGCACGGAGTATAAAAAAAGGACCTTATGTAGATCAAAAGTTGGTTGAAAAAGTTAAGAATACTATAAAACAAGAGCATAAACCCATAAAAACTTGGTCAAGAAAATCGATGATTCTACCCGAGTTTGTAGGATATACTTTTCTTGTATATAATGGTCAGAAATTTATCCCTGTTTATGTTACAGAGCATATGGTTGGACACCGTTTAGGTGAGTTCGCTCCTACACGGACTTTTAGAAAACATGGTGGAGCAGGAACAAAGGTTGCTGCCGAGGGAGTAAAAACGGGAAAGGAATAA
- the rplV gene encoding 50S ribosomal protein L22 yields the protein MVSHAVLRYLRLSPRKVRQVADIVRGKDVDTAEALLINLNKRPAIYILKVLKSAIANAEFKGLKGRRLYISKITADGGPVLKRYRAAPFGRANMIRRRTTHITIELDEIKRGRN from the coding sequence ATGGTTTCACATGCTGTTTTGCGATATTTAAGGTTATCCCCGCGAAAGGTTCGTCAAGTAGCGGACATTGTTCGGGGTAAGGACGTAGATACTGCGGAAGCGCTACTCATTAATTTAAACAAACGACCGGCAATTTATATTTTGAAGGTACTCAAATCTGCAATAGCTAATGCAGAGTTTAAGGGATTAAAGGGAAGAAGATTATATATTTCCAAGATTACCGCCGATGGTGGTCCGGTTTTGAAGCGATATCGGGCCGCTCCTTTTGGCAGAGCAAATATGATTAGGCGTAGGACTACACATATTACCATAGAGCTTGATGAAATAAAAAGGGGGAGGAATTAG
- the fusA gene encoding elongation factor G, with translation MSRLILLKNIRNIGIVAHIDAGKTTTTERILFYTGRIHRIGEVDEGTASMDWMEQEQERGITITAASTTCFWKDFQINIIDTPGHVDFTVEVERSLKVLDGAVVVFCGVGGVEPQSETVWHQADRYKVARIAYVNKLDRVGSDFFGVVKQMEEKLGAKPLVLQIPMVQEDNFIGIVDLLEMKAIIYDLDPECVEYREENVPENYKDVVSLQREKLIERLAEVDDLVMNKFIHSEKITLLDLKEGIRRATLKNKATPVLCGASLRNRGIQPLLDAICDYLPSPLDRGAISGKSPLNQEIVEREVDSEGYLSALCFKIMVDPYIGKLSYFRIYSGKLYSGMYVYNANKRISEKIQKLVRMHANRQEIIEEASAGDIVACVGLKDTVTGETICDEDHPILLESMHFPEPVISMAIEPITKADQERLSLSLHKIEEEDPTFRVRYNSETNQTIIWGMGELHLEIILERLAREFNVQTNVGRPQVAYKETIRKKVLSEGKFIQQTGGKGQFGKVVIEVEPGEKNSGIVFINRITRGVIPKEFIPAVEAGVREAAQTGVLANFPIIDIKVSLIDGAYHEVDSSEFSFRMAGSLALREALKKGEPILMEPIMDIEVITPEEYLGEVLGDLNSRRAQIVGLGQRGNIKTIRGFVPLAEMFGYVTKIRSLTQGRGSYTMEPSFYQEVPKETLEKILSGIF, from the coding sequence ATGAGTAGGTTAATTTTGTTGAAGAATATCAGAAATATTGGGATTGTTGCTCATATTGATGCGGGTAAAACCACCACTACCGAACGAATTCTATTTTATACAGGAAGAATCCATCGCATAGGCGAAGTAGATGAGGGAACTGCGTCTATGGATTGGATGGAACAGGAACAAGAAAGAGGAATTACTATTACCGCTGCTTCTACTACCTGTTTCTGGAAAGATTTTCAGATAAATATAATTGACACACCGGGTCATGTAGATTTTACTGTGGAGGTGGAGCGTTCGTTAAAGGTTTTGGATGGAGCGGTAGTGGTATTCTGTGGCGTCGGTGGTGTAGAACCCCAATCGGAAACAGTGTGGCATCAAGCGGACCGTTATAAAGTTGCACGGATTGCCTATGTGAATAAGCTTGACCGCGTGGGAAGTGATTTTTTTGGTGTGGTAAAACAAATGGAAGAAAAATTAGGAGCAAAGCCTTTGGTTCTACAAATACCTATGGTCCAAGAAGATAATTTTATAGGGATAGTTGACCTCTTGGAAATGAAAGCGATTATTTATGATCTTGATCCCGAATGTGTAGAATACAGAGAGGAAAATGTTCCAGAAAATTATAAAGATGTAGTTTCATTGCAGAGGGAAAAGTTAATTGAAAGGTTAGCAGAAGTAGATGATTTAGTTATGAATAAATTTATTCACAGTGAAAAGATTACTCTTCTCGATTTAAAAGAAGGGATAAGAAGAGCGACTTTAAAGAACAAAGCAACCCCTGTTTTGTGTGGCGCCTCGTTACGGAATAGAGGAATACAGCCTTTACTGGATGCTATCTGTGACTATTTACCTTCTCCTCTTGACAGGGGGGCAATAAGTGGAAAATCTCCTTTGAATCAAGAGATTGTTGAACGGGAAGTGGACTCTGAAGGATATCTTTCAGCATTGTGTTTCAAGATTATGGTTGACCCTTATATTGGTAAACTTTCCTATTTCCGTATATATTCAGGGAAATTATATTCAGGTATGTATGTTTATAATGCAAATAAAAGAATAAGCGAAAAAATACAGAAACTTGTGCGCATGCATGCAAATAGACAAGAGATTATTGAAGAAGCCTCAGCAGGGGATATCGTGGCTTGCGTTGGACTTAAAGATACAGTTACTGGTGAAACCATATGTGACGAAGACCATCCTATTTTATTAGAAAGCATGCATTTCCCTGAACCGGTAATCTCTATGGCAATTGAACCCATTACTAAAGCCGACCAAGAGCGCCTTTCCCTGTCTTTGCATAAAATAGAAGAAGAGGATCCTACTTTCAGAGTTAGATATAATTCTGAAACCAACCAGACGATTATTTGGGGGATGGGTGAACTTCATTTGGAGATAATTCTGGAGCGTCTTGCACGTGAATTTAATGTTCAGACAAATGTAGGCAGACCGCAGGTAGCTTATAAAGAGACGATCAGAAAGAAAGTGTTATCTGAAGGCAAATTTATTCAACAGACGGGAGGAAAGGGGCAATTTGGTAAGGTTGTTATTGAAGTAGAACCAGGTGAGAAAAATTCAGGTATAGTTTTCATTAACCGTATTACGCGGGGAGTTATTCCTAAGGAATTTATTCCTGCAGTAGAAGCAGGGGTTCGAGAAGCAGCCCAGACGGGGGTCTTAGCGAATTTTCCGATTATTGATATTAAGGTTTCTTTGATTGATGGAGCATATCATGAGGTTGATTCTTCTGAATTTTCTTTTCGTATGGCAGGTTCTCTTGCTTTGAGAGAAGCCTTAAAAAAGGGTGAACCTATATTGATGGAACCCATTATGGATATTGAAGTCATTACTCCTGAGGAATACTTAGGTGAGGTTTTGGGGGATTTAAATTCTCGTCGGGCACAGATCGTTGGGCTTGGTCAGCGGGGCAATATAAAGACAATTCGTGGGTTTGTTCCGCTTGCAGAGATGTTTGGTTATGTGACGAAGATAAGGTCGCTAACGCAGGGCAGAGGTAGCTATACCATGGAACCTTCTTTTTATCAAGAGGTTCCTAAAGAGACATTAGAGAAAATACTGTCGGGAATATTCTAA
- the rplW gene encoding 50S ribosomal protein L23, protein MKLEAHDCVLFMLQTEQSTRQGKWNKYTFAVNPEANKIQIRQAIEKIYNVKVKDVNTLVVPGKWRRIGRSQGRKPDWKKAVVTLKEGHKIEQA, encoded by the coding sequence ATGAAGCTAGAGGCTCATGATTGCGTTTTGTTTATGCTCCAGACAGAGCAGTCTACCAGACAGGGGAAATGGAATAAGTATACCTTTGCTGTGAATCCCGAAGCAAATAAAATTCAGATTAGGCAGGCGATAGAAAAGATTTATAATGTTAAGGTAAAGGATGTAAATACTTTAGTAGTCCCTGGAAAATGGAGAAGGATAGGTCGTTCCCAGGGAAGAAAACCAGACTGGAAAAAAGCAGTGGTTACTTTAAAAGAAGGGCATAAGATAGAACAGGCATAA
- the rpsC gene encoding 30S ribosomal protein S3 yields MGQKVHPYSFRLGFSRNWQSLWFAKGSEFSKYLVEDANIRKHIKQAFPSAQVSKVGIERVPERIKVIIYTSRPGIIIGRRGADIDRLREDLQNMVNKQVDIELREIKNPALDAQLVAENIAFQLEKRVAYRRAIKRAIQLAVEGGAKGIKVVCGGRLAGAEIARSETFKWGKIPLQTIRADIDYGNCGALTTYGYIGIKVWIYKGDFLNQVDQNQQLESVNG; encoded by the coding sequence ATGGGGCAGAAGGTTCATCCTTATAGTTTTCGTTTAGGATTCTCACGAAATTGGCAGTCTCTCTGGTTTGCTAAAGGTTCTGAATTTTCCAAGTATTTAGTTGAGGATGCCAACATCCGTAAGCATATTAAACAAGCATTTCCCAGTGCTCAGGTTTCTAAAGTGGGGATTGAGAGGGTTCCGGAGCGAATAAAGGTGATTATTTATACTTCTCGTCCAGGAATTATTATCGGAAGAAGAGGGGCGGATATTGACCGTTTAAGGGAAGACCTTCAAAATATGGTGAATAAACAGGTGGATATAGAGTTAAGGGAGATAAAAAATCCTGCTTTAGATGCACAGTTAGTGGCGGAAAACATTGCTTTTCAGCTTGAGAAACGTGTGGCCTATCGAAGAGCGATTAAAAGAGCAATACAATTAGCGGTGGAAGGAGGAGCAAAAGGAATAAAGGTTGTCTGTGGAGGAAGATTAGCAGGCGCGGAAATAGCACGTAGTGAGACTTTTAAATGGGGAAAAATTCCACTACAAACGATTCGTGCGGATATTGATTATGGGAACTGTGGCGCGCTTACTACCTATGGATATATTGGGATTAAAGTATGGATATATAAAGGTGACTTTCTTAATCAAGTAGACCAAAATCAACAGTTAGAGAGTGTTAATGGATAA
- the rplB gene encoding 50S ribosomal protein L2: MGIKKYKPVTPTLRWQTVSSFEEITRDEPERSLIEILKKGGGRNQFGHLTARHIGGGHKRYYRLIDFKREKINIPAVVESIEYDPNRSARIALLKYEDGEKRYILAPLGLKVGEKLVSGPEVEIKIGNALPLRNIPVGTLVHNIELIKGRGGKLVRAAGGSAQVMAKEGNFAHVKMPSGEIRLINLDCFATIGQLGNIDHKNIAIGKAGRSRWLGRRPHVRGAAMNPIDHPHGGGEGKSGQGNPHPVTPWGKPTKGYKTRRKKKYSDSYIVKRRK, translated from the coding sequence ATGGGGATTAAAAAATATAAACCGGTTACTCCCACTTTAAGATGGCAGACGGTTTCTTCATTTGAGGAGATTACACGTGATGAGCCCGAACGGTCTCTCATTGAGATTTTGAAAAAAGGAGGGGGAAGGAATCAGTTTGGACATCTTACTGCGCGTCATATTGGTGGAGGGCATAAACGGTATTATCGTCTCATTGATTTTAAACGCGAAAAAATTAACATCCCTGCAGTAGTAGAATCTATTGAATACGACCCTAACCGCTCAGCACGGATTGCTCTTCTGAAATACGAAGATGGTGAAAAAAGATATATTCTTGCTCCCTTAGGGCTTAAGGTAGGAGAAAAGCTTGTTTCGGGGCCAGAAGTAGAAATAAAAATTGGCAACGCTTTACCTTTGAGAAACATTCCCGTAGGAACATTGGTGCATAATATAGAATTGATAAAAGGTAGAGGAGGTAAATTGGTAAGAGCCGCAGGAGGTTCTGCTCAAGTAATGGCGAAGGAAGGAAATTTTGCTCATGTCAAGATGCCTTCGGGTGAAATTAGGTTAATAAATCTTGACTGTTTTGCTACTATAGGACAATTGGGGAATATAGATCATAAGAACATTGCGATCGGTAAAGCAGGACGTTCACGTTGGTTAGGAAGACGTCCTCATGTCCGAGGTGCGGCAATGAATCCTATTGACCATCCTCACGGAGGAGGAGAAGGTAAGAGTGGTCAGGGAAATCCCCATCCGGTTACTCCCTGGGGTAAACCTACAAAAGGATATAAGACGAGAAGGAAAAAGAAATATTCTGATAGCTATATTGTGAAAAGGAGAAAATGA
- the rplD gene encoding 50S ribosomal protein L4 translates to MNTESNNFLVLYDLEGKEKEKVPLNADIFDGKVNIDLLHQIKLMYEANQRKGTASTKTRGEVKGGNRKPWRQKGTGRARMGSIRSPLWRGGGKVFGPIPRDYAYRLPKKILKRGLKDCLNMHWKGSSLRLVEDNIKLENPKTKNFAKILEKLKLKGRILFVLKEVTPGIRLASRNIAGVVVKTDDEVNVMDILYSDLLILTPSALEGLILRINK, encoded by the coding sequence ATGAATACTGAAAGCAATAACTTTTTGGTTCTATACGACTTGGAAGGAAAAGAGAAAGAAAAGGTTCCTCTGAATGCGGATATTTTCGATGGAAAAGTTAATATCGACCTTCTTCATCAGATAAAGCTTATGTATGAAGCAAATCAGAGGAAGGGAACAGCTTCTACAAAGACCAGAGGCGAGGTAAAAGGTGGCAATCGTAAACCTTGGCGTCAGAAAGGAACCGGTCGTGCGAGAATGGGAAGTATAAGGTCTCCTCTTTGGAGAGGTGGGGGAAAGGTTTTTGGTCCTATTCCGCGTGACTATGCGTATCGTTTGCCCAAAAAAATCTTAAAACGCGGATTGAAAGACTGTTTAAACATGCATTGGAAAGGATCGAGTCTTAGATTAGTCGAAGATAATATTAAGTTAGAAAATCCAAAAACAAAAAATTTTGCCAAGATTTTAGAAAAGCTAAAACTAAAAGGAAGAATTCTCTTCGTATTGAAGGAAGTAACTCCGGGGATACGCTTAGCAAGCAGAAATATAGCGGGAGTAGTAGTTAAGACAGATGACGAAGTAAATGTTATGGACATTTTATATAGCGATTTGCTTATTTTGACCCCTTCCGCATTGGAAGGACTTATTTTGAGGATAAATAAATGA
- the rpsJ gene encoding 30S ribosomal protein S10, producing MAEHKIRIKLKAYDHRILDQSAAEIVESAKKTGAKVRGPIPLPTKWRVYTVLRSPVIDKKSREQFEMKVHKRIIDILDPTAKTMEALRKLNLPAGVHAEIR from the coding sequence ATGGCTGAGCATAAGATTCGGATAAAATTAAAAGCTTACGACCATCGCATTCTTGACCAATCAGCTGCAGAGATTGTAGAAAGTGCTAAAAAGACAGGAGCGAAGGTAAGAGGTCCTATTCCCTTACCAACAAAGTGGAGGGTCTATACGGTTTTACGGTCTCCGGTAATTGATAAAAAATCCAGAGAACAATTCGAGATGAAAGTTCATAAAAGAATCATCGACATTTTAGACCCTACTGCTAAGACTATGGAGGCATTACGAAAGTTAAATCTTCCCGCAGGGGTGCATGCGGAAATTAGATAA
- the rplC gene encoding 50S ribosomal protein L3 → MDSLLGKKIGMTQLYDDKGTVMPVTVLRVGPCYVLRVISNEKDGYYALQIGFEERKNKGINRAELKFFEKIGIKPQRFIREVRIDREELSKYKPGDLLDVELFNGAIYVDVQGNSIGKGFQGGMKRWNWKGGPKTHGSMSHRRPGSIGSSTDPSRVFKGQHMPGRMGNSRITVKNLKVIFRDKEKNLLVVKGAVPGPGNNLVLVRKSRKQPKIKK, encoded by the coding sequence ATGGATTCTTTATTAGGGAAAAAGATTGGGATGACGCAGTTATATGATGATAAGGGAACAGTTATGCCTGTGACCGTTCTCCGTGTGGGGCCATGTTATGTTCTTCGGGTTATTAGCAATGAAAAAGATGGTTATTATGCATTACAGATTGGGTTTGAAGAGAGAAAGAACAAAGGAATTAATCGTGCAGAGTTAAAGTTTTTTGAGAAAATTGGCATAAAGCCCCAGAGATTTATTCGAGAAGTAAGAATTGATAGAGAAGAGTTAAGCAAATACAAACCCGGTGATTTGCTTGATGTAGAATTATTCAATGGTGCAATTTATGTGGATGTTCAAGGAAATTCTATTGGTAAGGGTTTTCAAGGAGGAATGAAACGTTGGAATTGGAAAGGAGGGCCTAAGACACACGGTTCAATGTCGCATCGGCGTCCGGGTTCGATCGGTTCCAGTACTGATCCCTCAAGAGTTTTTAAAGGACAACATATGCCGGGGAGAATGGGGAATAGTAGAATTACCGTGAAGAATTTAAAGGTTATTTTTCGTGACAAAGAAAAGAATCTTCTTGTGGTTAAAGGAGCGGTTCCTGGTCCAGGGAATAATTTAGTATTGGTTAGAAAGTCAAGAAAACAACCCAAGATTAAGAAATGA
- the rpsG gene encoding 30S ribosomal protein S7: MRRRRAVKKETLPDAVYNSKLVQRLINLLMWEGKKAIAEKIVYSALEIISQQLKAEPLDILQKAVDNVRPLLEVRPRRVGGATYQVPMEVKPERGIALALRWMRDAARKKKGKPMREKLAEEILEAYKGQGFAIKKREETHKMAEANKAFAHFRW, translated from the coding sequence ATGAGAAGGAGAAGAGCAGTAAAAAAAGAAACTTTACCCGACGCGGTTTATAATTCTAAGCTTGTCCAGCGTTTGATAAACCTTTTGATGTGGGAGGGTAAAAAAGCAATTGCGGAAAAAATTGTTTATTCTGCTTTAGAGATTATTTCTCAGCAATTAAAAGCCGAGCCGTTAGATATTTTACAGAAAGCAGTGGATAATGTGCGTCCGCTGCTCGAAGTAAGACCAAGGAGAGTAGGAGGAGCGACTTACCAAGTACCTATGGAGGTGAAGCCAGAGAGAGGCATTGCGCTTGCTTTACGCTGGATGCGTGATGCTGCGCGTAAGAAAAAAGGAAAACCAATGAGAGAGAAACTTGCAGAAGAAATTTTAGAAGCTTACAAAGGACAGGGATTCGCCATAAAAAAGAGAGAAGAAACCCATAAGATGGCAGAGGCAAATAAGGCCTTTGCCCATTTTCGTTGGTAA
- the rpsL gene encoding 30S ribosomal protein S12: MPTLSQLLRKGREKRRKKSKSPALKGCPQRRGVCVQVRTMTPKKPNSALRKIARVRLTTGIEVTSYIPGEGHNLQEHSIVLVRGGRVKDLPGVRYHIVRGALDTAGVTDRKKSRSKYGTKMPK; the protein is encoded by the coding sequence ATGCCAACTTTAAGTCAGTTATTGCGAAAGGGAAGAGAGAAAAGGAGAAAAAAATCAAAATCTCCTGCACTTAAGGGATGTCCTCAACGCAGAGGGGTGTGTGTTCAGGTGAGGACGATGACTCCTAAAAAGCCCAATTCTGCTTTACGAAAAATTGCACGGGTGCGGTTAACAACGGGGATAGAAGTTACTTCCTACATCCCTGGTGAAGGACACAATCTTCAGGAGCATTCTATTGTTTTAGTAAGAGGGGGTAGAGTTAAAGACTTGCCGGGAGTACGCTATCATATTGTGCGTGGGGCCTTAGATACAGCGGGTGTAACGGATCGTAAGAAATCGCGTTCCAAATATGGAACGAAGATGCCCAAGTAA